The following are encoded in a window of Carya illinoinensis cultivar Pawnee chromosome 15, C.illinoinensisPawnee_v1, whole genome shotgun sequence genomic DNA:
- the LOC122296917 gene encoding (13S,14R)-1,13-dihydroxy-N-methylcanadine 13-O-acetyltransferase AT1-like, whose product MAVMSGPVNPIDPSTSKAWILPFETRTNGTGLGSREVLLAIQYNIFDCGGVAIGFDAANFFPKKDMHWYNPDNFTTKDKVMRRLLFDKSRITALREKASPTADSQVKQHYFPTRVEAISTLILGCLMAIYKSRPAPAKFILARDVVNLRVRMVPPMPIHSFGNLWYNASAVVLPNENIDNENNFILKSKLNNTIK is encoded by the exons ATGGCTGTAATGTCGGGCCCAGTGAACCCCATCGACCCTTCAACGTCCAAGGCATGG ATTCTACCATTTGAAACCAGGACTAATGGCACAGGACTTGGAAGTAGGGAAGTTCTCTTAGCTATCCAATATAATATCTTTGATTGTGGTGGAGTAGCCATTGGT TTTGATGCGGCCAATTTCTTCCCAAAGAAAGATATGCATTGGTACAATCCAGACAATTTCACAACAAAGGACAAAGTTATGAGAAGATTGTTGTTCGACAAATCAAGGATAACTGCTTTGAGAGAAAAGGCTTCTCCAACTGCAGATTCCCAAGTGAAGCAGCACTACTTTCCAACCCGTGTGGAGGCAATTTCAACATTGATATTGGGATGTCTCATGGCGATATATAAATCAAGACCAGCACCAGCAAAATTCATTCTAGCAAGAGATGTAGTGAACTTACGTGTGAGGATGGTTCCACCCATGCCCATCCATTCCTTTGGAAATCTTTGGTACAATGCTTCTGCAGTTGTATTGCCAAATGAGAATATTgacaatgaaaacaattttaTTCTCAAGAGCAAATTGAACAACACAATAAAATGA
- the LOC122295555 gene encoding superoxide dismutase [Cu-Zn] 1-like isoform X1, which yields MQRRHHTTLSFSHTTTTTDAAPPPRDALIPLEHSGDSPCHQKVAIGKGKEIFRGCSGPQTGSTTVTGNSYGLKPGLHGFHVHALGDTTNSCMSTGPHFNPAGKEYGAPEDENQHAGGNVTIGDDAL from the exons ATGCAGCGCCGCCACCATACGACGCTCTCTTTCTCACACACAACCACCACGACAGATGCAGCGCCACCACCACGCGATGCACTCATCCCTCTAG AACACTCGGGAGACAGCCCTTGCCATCAGAAAGTTGCCATTGGGAAAGGCAAAGAGATATTTAGAGGATGCTCTGGTCCACAAACAG GCTCTACAACAGTAACTGGAAATTCTTATGGCCTTAAGCCTGGTCTCCATGGCTTCCATGTTCATGCACTTGGGGACACAACAAATAGTTGCATGTCAACTG GACCACATTTCAATCCTGCTGGCAAAGAGTATGGTGCTCCTGAGGATGAGAATCAGCATGCTGGTGGAAATGTCACTATTGGTGATGATGCTCTGTGA
- the LOC122295555 gene encoding superoxide dismutase [Cu-Zn]-like isoform X2 translates to MMVNVVVVLGNNESVSGTIYFTQEADGSTTVTGNSYGLKPGLHGFHVHALGDTTNSCMSTGPHFNPAGKEYGAPEDENQHAGGNVTIGDDAL, encoded by the exons ATGATGGTAAATGTTGTGGTTGTTCTTGGCAACAATGAGAGTGTCAGTGGGACTATCTACTTCACCCAAGAAGCTGATG GCTCTACAACAGTAACTGGAAATTCTTATGGCCTTAAGCCTGGTCTCCATGGCTTCCATGTTCATGCACTTGGGGACACAACAAATAGTTGCATGTCAACTG GACCACATTTCAATCCTGCTGGCAAAGAGTATGGTGCTCCTGAGGATGAGAATCAGCATGCTGGTGGAAATGTCACTATTGGTGATGATGCTCTGTGA
- the LOC122296381 gene encoding 30S ribosomal protein S9, mitochondrial has product MLSRLLPKSSHFRLLTLISTKSHPYLPNPHFPPNPHFSPLLKFFSDHSNGNNGKFDQSASTPWNLSRDSDGKPDQFFTQDSGLSPPSEDDQSWLRSSEEKTNAEEEWTTAEGYKPWSFVEEESRDDVFDLKEEGVQGELGDTEVESSSSFDDGADRDRREEAMRLEREEQELSAILKGPNRAFGDLIAASGITDEMLDSLIALKDFAGIEGLPPLSEIEEMRYEKNTRKITRAEIERQKQEEVARARVRQVDEKGRAYGTGRRKCSIARVWIEPGDGKFVVNDKQFDVYFPMLDHRAALLRPFSETKTLGLWDVNCTVKGGGVSGQVGAVRLGISRALQNWEPDMRPALRAAGFLTRDSRVVERKKPGKAKARKSFQWVKR; this is encoded by the exons ATGCTCTCTCGTCTCCTCCCCAAATCCTCACATTTCCGTCTCCTAACTTTAATTTCCACCAAATCCCATCCTTATCTCCCCAACCCTCATTTCCCCCCAAACCCTCACTTCTCTCCCCTCCTCAAATTCTTTTCTGATCACAGCAACGGCAACAATGGCAAATTCGATCAATCTGCATCGACTCCATGGAATCTTTCACGTGATAGTGATGGTAAGCCGGACCAATTCTTCACCCAAGACTCCGGACTCTCTCCCCCTAGTGAGGATGATCAATCGTGGTTGAGATCGAGCGAGGAGAAGACGAATGCCGAGGAGGAGTGGACCACTGCTGAGGGTTATAAACCCTGGAGCTTCGTCGAGGAGGAGAGCAGGGACGATGTGTTTGATCTAAAGGAGGAGGGTGTGCAGGGGGAGCTTGGTGACACTGAGGTTGAGAGTAGTTCTAGTTTTGATGATGGTGCAGATAGGGACCGTCGTGAGGAGGCTATGAGGCTTGAGAGGGAGGAGCAGGAGCTCAGTGCTATACTCAAAG GTCCAAATCGTGCATTTGGTGACCTTATTGCTGCATCTGGAATCACTGATGAAATGCTGGACAGTTTGATTGCACTGAAGGATTTTGCAGGGATTGAGGGACTGCCGCCTTTAAGTGAAATAGAGGAAATGCGTTATgagaaaaatacaagaaaaatcacaAGAGCTGAAATTGAGCGCCAGAAGCAAGAGGAAGTTGCCAGAGCTAGAGTGAGACAAGTAGACGAGAAGGGAAGAGCCTATGGAACTGGGAGAAGGAAATGCAGTATAGCCCGGGTCTGGATTGAACCTGGGGATGGAAAATTCGTAGTTAATGATAAACAATTTGATGTCTATTTTCCCATGCTCGATCATCGTGCTGCTCTCCTGCGACCTTTTTCTGAGACAAAGACCTTGGGCCTTTGGGATGTCAACTGTACTGTGAAAGGAGGTGGTGTCTCAG GCCAAGTTGGAGCAGTTCGATTGGGGATCAGTAGGGCCTTGCAAAATTGGGAACCAGATATGCGTCCTGCACTCAGAGCTG CCGGTTTCTTGACGAGGGACTCACGTGTGGTCGAAAGGAAAAAACCAGGCAAAGCAAAAGCAAGAAAGAGCTTCCAATGGGTCAAGCGATAA